Proteins encoded by one window of Collimonas fungivorans:
- a CDS encoding porin, with translation MKHKTLALLTAAASLAGASHVRAQNSVTIYGTADAAIIYSSSQRGHANTYMNSGNLNASKLGFSGSEDLGGGSKALFTLEQGFNIDNGAQSDPSKAFNRQSFIGLSNAGYGTFTLGRQYTPYWRYVGGLGPTGVLTGATGSHPGDLDGLDTTIRINNSLVYATPVIAGFQASALYGFGENAGTMGSGNTVSAALRYDINAFSVALGYLKLTNNNLKGFAPWDPNVTSGSYAQSPVNAGYASARSVQMIAAAARYQASGNLMLGLNFSNVQMTPGAASLFTHQASFNTAGLISSYKLTPAVTLAAGYSYTRESAANGISNPARYQQLSLEQTYDFSKRTALYFLEAYQKARGQTLGKDGVTAVDAVAVVGDSQNGTPSSNGKQIVAAIGIRHQF, from the coding sequence ATGAAACATAAAACACTGGCGCTGCTGACTGCAGCGGCCTCGCTGGCCGGCGCAAGCCATGTCCGCGCGCAAAACAGCGTCACCATCTATGGCACCGCCGACGCTGCAATCATCTACTCCAGCAGCCAGCGCGGCCACGCCAACACCTATATGAACAGCGGCAACCTGAATGCCAGCAAACTGGGTTTCAGCGGCAGCGAAGACCTGGGCGGCGGCAGCAAAGCCCTCTTCACGCTGGAGCAGGGATTCAACATCGACAATGGCGCCCAGAGCGATCCCAGCAAGGCGTTCAACCGCCAGTCCTTTATCGGCTTGAGCAATGCCGGCTATGGCACTTTTACCCTCGGGCGCCAGTACACGCCGTATTGGCGTTACGTCGGCGGGCTGGGGCCAACCGGCGTGCTGACAGGCGCCACAGGTTCCCATCCAGGCGACCTGGACGGCCTCGACACGACCATACGCATCAACAATTCCCTGGTCTATGCGACACCGGTGATAGCCGGTTTCCAGGCCAGCGCCTTGTATGGTTTCGGCGAAAATGCCGGAACCATGGGCTCGGGCAATACCGTGAGTGCGGCGCTGCGCTATGACATCAACGCGTTTAGCGTTGCGCTGGGATACCTCAAGCTGACCAACAACAACCTGAAAGGCTTTGCGCCCTGGGATCCGAACGTCACCTCGGGCAGTTATGCCCAGTCTCCCGTCAACGCCGGTTATGCCTCCGCCAGGTCGGTGCAGATGATCGCCGCCGCCGCGCGCTACCAGGCGTCGGGCAACCTGATGCTGGGCCTGAATTTTTCCAATGTCCAGATGACGCCCGGAGCAGCTTCCTTGTTTACGCATCAGGCCAGCTTCAACACGGCAGGCCTGATTTCAAGCTATAAACTGACACCGGCCGTCACGCTGGCAGCCGGCTACAGCTATACGCGCGAATCGGCCGCCAACGGCATAAGCAACCCGGCCCGCTATCAGCAGCTGTCCCTGGAACAGACCTACGATTTCTCCAAACGCACCGCACTCTACTTCCTGGAAGCCTATCAAAAGGCGCGCGGCCAGACCTTGGGTAAAGATGGGGTGACAGCGGTCGACGCCGTCGCAGTTGTCGGCGATTCGCAAAATGGGACGCCGTCTTCCAATGGCAAGCAGATTGTCGCGGCAATCGGCATCCGCCATCAGTTTTAA
- a CDS encoding TIM-barrel domain-containing protein — translation MSVKQIPEFHLTARKGAMLTLKGSGGQAAHIFVLEQDIIRVMVLPDASLHFPHTWAIAPGDQQLPLAGRDRFSLSGFAQPAYTAEEHGGALQVETGKIRLTVQLKGFFCSWETRKDGVWQNVAQDRSTQHVNFGYWDDKVYHYLKRDARDEMYFGLGERSGDTNRHGRSYSLKTIDAMGYNASSTDVLYKHIPFYLTWNKRQKTSFGLFYDTLSEGKLDMGCEMDNYHGHYRYFVADHGDLDYYFIAGDDMEQVVRRYTWMTGQPAFTPKWGLGYSGSTMTYTDAPNAQEKMNEFLENCERHDMLCESFHLSSGYTSIGDKRYVFNWNREKFPDPKEFAQHYLKHGVHLCANIKPCLLQDHPCFAEARDLGLFITDQDGEPEMVQFWDEIGAYLDFTNPDTFDWWKQSVTSSLLEYGIASTWNDNNEFQVLNPQAVANGFGKPFKAVQAKGLQTLLMMMASREAQTAFAPQQRPYLVSRSGAAGMQRYAQTWSGDNYTSWQTLKYNIKMGIGLALSGVSNTGHDIGGFSGPAPGPELLLRWVQFGIFMPRFSIHSWNDDKTVNEAWMYPEITGAIRNLLKLRARLTPYFYDLLWRYHQHYEPMIKPTFLAFPDDPQCFAENDDMLVGPNLLLAAVVEPGQHSRTVYLPAGAGWYDFWSGAHHHGGQEIVLPAVGDQPPLLARAGSAIAVNVAEQHFNRPAHQQGFMLFPHQADGSFAAEFFDDDGASHAYKNGQSSLWKIHVQSHASVLEITVGCSGVQPASDIVALLLPKHETRRLASNAPVVSDAIVDGYREIQIRITKPAVQ, via the coding sequence ATGTCAGTCAAACAAATACCCGAGTTTCATCTCACCGCTCGCAAGGGCGCCATGCTGACGCTCAAGGGATCCGGCGGCCAGGCCGCCCACATCTTCGTGCTGGAACAAGACATCATCCGCGTCATGGTGCTGCCCGACGCCAGCCTGCACTTTCCTCATACCTGGGCGATTGCGCCGGGCGACCAGCAGCTGCCGCTGGCAGGACGCGACCGCTTCTCGTTGTCAGGTTTCGCACAGCCTGCTTACACGGCGGAAGAACATGGCGGCGCCTTGCAGGTCGAGACCGGAAAAATCCGGCTAACGGTGCAGCTCAAAGGCTTCTTCTGCAGCTGGGAAACCCGCAAGGACGGCGTCTGGCAAAACGTCGCACAGGATCGCAGCACGCAACATGTGAATTTCGGCTACTGGGACGACAAGGTCTATCACTACCTCAAGCGCGACGCTCGCGACGAAATGTATTTCGGCCTCGGCGAACGCAGCGGCGACACCAACCGCCATGGCCGCAGCTATTCCCTGAAAACCATCGATGCAATGGGCTACAACGCCAGCAGCACGGATGTCTTGTACAAGCACATCCCGTTCTACCTGACCTGGAACAAGCGGCAGAAAACCAGTTTCGGCCTGTTCTACGACACGCTGTCGGAAGGCAAGCTGGACATGGGCTGCGAGATGGACAACTACCATGGCCACTACCGCTATTTCGTCGCCGACCATGGCGACCTGGATTATTACTTCATCGCCGGCGACGACATGGAGCAAGTGGTGCGGCGCTATACCTGGATGACCGGCCAGCCGGCGTTCACGCCGAAATGGGGCCTGGGTTATTCCGGTTCGACCATGACGTATACCGACGCTCCGAACGCACAGGAAAAGATGAATGAATTCCTGGAAAACTGCGAGCGGCACGACATGCTGTGCGAGTCGTTCCACCTGTCCTCCGGCTACACCTCGATCGGTGACAAACGGTATGTCTTCAACTGGAATCGCGAGAAATTCCCCGATCCCAAGGAATTTGCGCAGCACTACCTGAAGCATGGCGTGCACCTGTGCGCCAATATCAAGCCGTGCCTGCTGCAGGACCATCCCTGTTTTGCCGAAGCACGGGACCTTGGCCTGTTCATCACCGACCAGGACGGCGAACCGGAGATGGTGCAGTTCTGGGATGAAATCGGCGCCTACCTGGATTTCACCAACCCCGACACCTTCGACTGGTGGAAGCAGTCGGTGACCAGCTCTCTGCTGGAATACGGCATCGCCAGCACCTGGAACGACAATAACGAATTCCAGGTGCTCAATCCGCAAGCCGTCGCCAACGGCTTCGGCAAGCCGTTCAAGGCAGTCCAAGCCAAGGGCTTGCAAACCTTGCTGATGATGATGGCTTCGCGAGAAGCGCAAACCGCCTTCGCGCCGCAACAGCGTCCCTACCTGGTTTCGCGTTCCGGCGCGGCCGGCATGCAGCGTTATGCGCAGACCTGGTCCGGCGACAACTACACTTCATGGCAGACGCTCAAGTACAACATCAAGATGGGCATCGGCCTGGCCTTGTCCGGCGTCTCCAACACCGGCCATGATATAGGCGGCTTCAGCGGCCCGGCTCCGGGCCCGGAGCTGTTGCTGCGCTGGGTCCAGTTCGGCATTTTCATGCCGCGCTTTTCGATCCACTCGTGGAACGACGACAAGACCGTCAACGAAGCCTGGATGTATCCGGAAATCACCGGCGCCATCCGCAACCTGCTAAAGCTGCGCGCCCGCCTGACGCCGTATTTCTACGATCTGCTGTGGCGCTATCACCAGCACTACGAACCGATGATCAAGCCGACCTTCCTGGCGTTTCCCGACGATCCACAATGCTTCGCGGAAAACGACGACATGCTGGTCGGCCCAAACCTGCTGCTGGCTGCCGTGGTAGAGCCGGGCCAGCACAGCCGCACCGTATATCTTCCGGCCGGCGCCGGCTGGTACGATTTCTGGAGCGGTGCGCATCATCATGGCGGGCAGGAAATTGTGCTGCCTGCCGTCGGCGACCAGCCGCCGCTGCTGGCCAGGGCCGGCAGCGCCATCGCCGTCAATGTCGCCGAACAGCATTTCAACCGGCCCGCGCACCAGCAAGGCTTCATGCTCTTTCCGCACCAGGCCGACGGCAGTTTCGCCGCTGAATTTTTCGACGACGACGGCGCCAGCCATGCCTACAAGAACGGCCAGAGCAGCCTGTGGAAAATCCATGTGCAGAGCCACGCATCGGTCCTGGAAATCACGGTCGGATGCAGCGGCGTGCAGCCGGCGTCCGACATCGTGGCCCTGCTCCTGCCAAAACATGAAACTCGCCGGCTGGCCTCAAATGCCCCCGTCGTGAGCGATGCCATCGTCGATGGCTACCGAGAAATCCAGATAAGAATCACCAAGCCAGCAGTCCAATAA
- a CDS encoding MFS transporter has product MKRIKGLRWWIIALVCFGTILNYISRNSLGVLADTLKHDLAFSTKEYSYVVAAFQVAYTIMQPVCGYIIDFLGLKVGFALFAAAWSVVGMLHGLATGWISLAFFRGLLGLTEAVAIPAGVKAVSEWFPKQERSVAVGYFNAGTSMGAVIAPVLVAWLLYKHGWQSAFVATGALGFIFAGLWFFFYRAPKDHPNLSDTERAYILSGQESIAESQAHAKPSVRTIVSTRRFWGIAITRFLAEPAWQTFNFWIPLYFISVRGMNLKEFAIFGWMPFFAADMGGILGGYLSPFLMKHFKFKLVSSRIAGIATGALLMTSVGFVGYVESPYVAIALFCIGGFSHQMISGLVNTMTTDVFNTREVGTANGLTGMISWIGGLSFSLLIGQLAESIGYTPLFAALGMFDVVGVTILFLLYRGYKDSSVAGN; this is encoded by the coding sequence ATGAAACGTATCAAAGGTCTGCGCTGGTGGATTATTGCCCTCGTCTGTTTTGGCACCATACTTAACTACATCTCGCGCAACTCGCTGGGCGTGCTGGCGGATACGCTGAAACACGACCTGGCGTTCAGCACCAAGGAATATTCGTATGTGGTGGCGGCGTTCCAGGTGGCCTACACCATCATGCAGCCGGTATGCGGCTACATCATCGATTTTCTCGGCTTGAAAGTGGGCTTTGCCCTGTTTGCCGCCGCCTGGTCGGTGGTTGGCATGCTGCACGGCCTTGCCACCGGCTGGATATCGCTGGCGTTTTTCCGCGGCTTGCTCGGTCTGACCGAAGCTGTCGCGATTCCGGCCGGGGTAAAAGCAGTATCGGAGTGGTTTCCCAAACAAGAGCGCTCGGTGGCCGTGGGTTATTTCAACGCTGGCACCTCGATGGGCGCGGTGATCGCACCGGTGCTCGTAGCATGGCTGCTCTACAAGCACGGCTGGCAATCGGCATTTGTCGCGACCGGCGCGCTGGGTTTCATCTTTGCCGGCTTGTGGTTCTTCTTTTACCGCGCCCCTAAAGACCATCCCAACCTGTCCGATACGGAGCGCGCTTATATCCTCTCCGGCCAGGAAAGCATTGCCGAAAGCCAGGCCCACGCCAAGCCATCGGTGCGGACGATCGTCAGCACCCGCCGCTTCTGGGGGATCGCAATCACCCGCTTCCTGGCAGAACCAGCCTGGCAAACCTTCAATTTCTGGATACCGCTGTACTTCATTTCGGTGCGCGGCATGAACCTGAAAGAGTTCGCCATCTTCGGCTGGATGCCATTCTTTGCCGCCGACATGGGCGGCATCCTGGGCGGTTATCTGTCGCCGTTCCTGATGAAGCATTTCAAATTCAAGCTGGTCAGCTCGCGCATCGCCGGCATCGCCACCGGCGCACTGCTGATGACCAGCGTCGGTTTTGTCGGCTATGTAGAAAGCCCCTACGTGGCGATCGCCCTGTTTTGCATAGGCGGCTTTTCCCATCAAATGATTTCCGGCCTGGTCAACACCATGACCACCGACGTCTTCAACACCCGCGAAGTCGGCACGGCCAACGGCCTGACCGGCATGATCAGCTGGATCGGCGGGCTCTCGTTTTCGCTGCTGATCGGGCAGTTGGCCGAATCCATCGGCTATACCCCGCTGTTCGCCGCGCTAGGCATGTTTGACGTGGTGGGCGTAACGATCCTGTTCCTGCTGTATCGCGGCTACAAAGACAGCAGCGTTGCCGGCAACTGA
- a CDS encoding aldose 1-epimerase, with amino-acid sequence MKTLLLAPEISLGNGGWHLTLSPSAGGRVTSLSSLQDGRAIDWIVPMPEHCRRHGFQASAWPKAGIYPLLPFSNRIRGGAFSWAGLDISLPLHPGEPHAMHGFGHRAEWQLLDCDGSSAAMLYVHAAGDSGWPWRFQAKQTISLVAGALAMKMEVTNTGDAALPPMPLGAGFHPYFPRRFARQVSFAAQQLWQADAGHVATGVGGVPLQHDYDVPRGITQDEELTLYYGGWNRRATIGDGRQHQIAISASPLLSHLVLHAPKAGDYFCIEPVTHVANAVNLAQSGLPNTGLQTLSPGHTFSCDLRMDFSGPDIPEPS; translated from the coding sequence ATGAAAACACTCCTGCTCGCACCGGAAATCAGCCTCGGCAACGGCGGCTGGCATTTGACGCTGTCGCCGTCCGCCGGCGGCCGCGTCACTTCTCTCAGCTCGTTGCAAGACGGACGTGCGATCGACTGGATCGTCCCCATGCCGGAACACTGCCGCCGCCACGGCTTCCAGGCAAGTGCCTGGCCCAAGGCCGGCATCTACCCGTTGCTGCCATTCTCCAACCGTATCCGCGGCGGCGCATTTTCCTGGGCCGGCCTGGACATCAGCCTGCCGCTACACCCGGGAGAACCGCACGCCATGCACGGTTTTGGCCACCGCGCCGAGTGGCAGCTGCTGGATTGCGACGGCAGCAGCGCCGCCATGCTGTATGTCCATGCCGCCGGCGACAGCGGCTGGCCCTGGCGCTTCCAGGCAAAACAGACGATAAGCCTGGTGGCCGGCGCGCTTGCCATGAAGATGGAAGTCACCAATACCGGCGATGCAGCGCTTCCTCCCATGCCGCTCGGCGCAGGTTTCCACCCGTATTTCCCGCGGCGCTTTGCGCGCCAGGTTTCCTTTGCCGCGCAACAGTTATGGCAAGCCGATGCCGGACATGTCGCCACTGGCGTCGGCGGCGTCCCTCTGCAACATGACTACGACGTTCCGCGCGGCATTACGCAAGATGAGGAACTGACGCTGTATTACGGCGGCTGGAACCGGCGAGCCACGATCGGAGACGGCCGGCAACACCAGATCGCGATCTCCGCCTCCCCCCTGCTGTCGCACCTGGTGCTGCATGCCCCCAAGGCGGGCGACTACTTCTGCATCGAACCGGTGACCCATGTGGCAAATGCAGTCAACCTGGCGCAATCCGGCCTCCCCAATACCGGTTTGCAGACATTATCCCCCGGCCACACGTTCAGCTGCGATTTGCGGATGGATTTTTCCGGTCCGGATATTCCGGAACCGTCGTAA
- the gudD gene encoding glucarate dehydratase: MTDSNTSSPVPGTPHIVDMRVVPVAGRDSMLLNLSGAHGPYFTRNIVILSDSAGNTGVGEVPGGERIRQTLEDARPLLLGKSIGNYQAILNSARTAFGDRDAGGRGLQTFDLRIAIHAVTALEAALLDLLGKFLGVPVAALLGEGQQRDAVKMLGYLFYVGDRNATDLPYASAPDAADDWLRLRHEPALSSQAVVALAEAAYQRYGFNDFKLKGGVLRGEDEIEAVTALAERFPAARITLDPNGGWLLKDAIRLCRDQHAVLAYAEDPCGAENGFSGREVMAEFRRATGLQTATNMIATDWREMGHAIQLQSVDIPLADPHFWTMQGSVRVAQMCREWGLTWGSHSNNHFDISLAMFTHVAAAAPGDITAIDTHWIWQDGQRLTKEPLQIAGGMVEVPKKPGLGIELDLAELEAAHQLYRGMGLGARDDAVAMQYLIPGWKFDNKKPCLLR; encoded by the coding sequence ATGACAGATTCGAACACCAGCTCTCCGGTCCCTGGCACTCCCCATATCGTCGACATGCGCGTGGTGCCGGTAGCCGGCCGCGACAGCATGCTGCTCAACCTGAGCGGCGCGCACGGCCCCTACTTCACGCGCAACATCGTGATCCTCAGCGACAGCGCCGGCAATACCGGCGTGGGCGAAGTGCCGGGCGGCGAACGCATCCGGCAGACGCTGGAAGATGCGCGCCCGCTGCTGCTGGGGAAATCCATAGGCAACTACCAGGCCATCCTCAACAGCGCGCGCACGGCGTTCGGCGACCGCGACGCCGGCGGCCGCGGCCTGCAAACCTTCGACCTGCGTATCGCGATCCATGCGGTGACGGCGCTCGAGGCCGCGCTGCTCGACCTGCTGGGCAAATTCCTCGGCGTGCCGGTAGCGGCATTGCTGGGCGAAGGCCAGCAGCGCGATGCGGTGAAAATGCTCGGTTACCTGTTCTACGTCGGCGACCGCAACGCCACCGACCTGCCCTACGCCAGCGCACCGGACGCCGCCGACGACTGGCTGCGGCTGCGCCATGAACCCGCCCTGAGCTCCCAGGCAGTGGTGGCGCTGGCCGAAGCCGCGTACCAACGCTACGGCTTCAACGATTTCAAACTGAAGGGCGGCGTGCTGCGCGGCGAAGACGAAATCGAAGCGGTGACGGCGCTGGCCGAACGTTTCCCGGCGGCCCGCATCACGCTTGATCCGAACGGCGGCTGGCTGCTCAAGGATGCCATTCGTCTGTGCCGCGACCAGCATGCGGTGCTGGCCTATGCCGAAGATCCTTGCGGCGCCGAGAACGGTTTTTCAGGACGTGAAGTGATGGCGGAATTCCGCCGCGCCACTGGCTTGCAGACCGCCACCAACATGATCGCGACAGACTGGCGCGAGATGGGCCACGCGATCCAGCTGCAGTCGGTAGACATCCCGCTGGCCGATCCGCACTTCTGGACCATGCAGGGCTCGGTGCGGGTGGCGCAGATGTGCCGCGAATGGGGCCTGACCTGGGGTTCGCATTCCAATAACCATTTCGATATCTCGCTGGCGATGTTCACCCATGTCGCCGCGGCGGCGCCGGGCGACATCACCGCCATCGACACGCACTGGATCTGGCAAGATGGCCAGCGCCTGACCAAAGAGCCGCTGCAGATCGCCGGCGGCATGGTCGAAGTGCCGAAAAAACCAGGGCTTGGCATCGAGCTCGACCTGGCAGAACTGGAAGCGGCGCACCAGCTCTACCGCGGCATGGGGCTGGGTGCACGCGACGACGCCGTGGCCATGCAATACCTGATCCCTGGCTGGAAATTCGATAACAAGAAGCCTTGCCTGCTGCGCTAA
- a CDS encoding LacI family DNA-binding transcriptional regulator, whose translation MEKESLMNAVVADVAARRKGSRQGSRKAGGFTLRDVAKLAGVAPITASRALNTPDAVSAKVLQKVQAAVLQTGYVPNLLAGALASQKSRLVAAVVPTLSGPMFLETVEALTDTLAGAGYQVMLGQSGYENSREDALLDAIIGRRPDGIVLTGITRSPQARRRLLASGIPVVETWDLTPTPVDMLVGFSHEKIGAAVAQYLHSKGKRRVAAISGDDERSRRRATAFSEAAVRLGMARPQETEVPACLVTAPTTLGNGRSGLRELLQRAPDIDAVFCSSDLLALGVMIEAQASGIAIPGQLAVIGLGDLSFSRDLHPPLTTVRIDGTAIGSTAARFIIDRSEGKSVAEPICDLGFSIIERASV comes from the coding sequence ATGGAAAAAGAATCCTTGATGAATGCTGTCGTCGCCGATGTCGCCGCGCGCCGCAAAGGCAGCCGCCAAGGCAGCCGTAAAGCCGGCGGCTTCACCTTGCGCGACGTCGCCAAACTCGCGGGTGTCGCCCCGATTACGGCGTCGCGCGCGCTGAATACGCCAGACGCCGTCTCCGCCAAGGTCCTGCAAAAAGTACAAGCCGCCGTATTGCAGACCGGTTATGTGCCGAACCTGCTGGCCGGCGCGCTGGCCTCGCAGAAAAGCCGCCTGGTGGCAGCCGTGGTGCCGACCCTGTCCGGCCCGATGTTCCTGGAAACCGTGGAAGCGCTGACCGACACCCTGGCCGGCGCCGGCTACCAGGTGATGCTGGGCCAGAGCGGCTATGAAAACTCGCGCGAGGATGCCTTGCTCGACGCCATTATCGGCCGCCGTCCGGACGGCATCGTGCTGACCGGCATCACCCGTTCGCCGCAGGCGCGCCGGCGCTTGCTGGCAAGCGGCATCCCGGTGGTGGAAACCTGGGACCTGACGCCGACCCCGGTCGACATGCTGGTCGGTTTTTCCCACGAAAAGATCGGCGCCGCAGTGGCGCAATACCTGCACAGCAAAGGCAAGCGCCGGGTGGCCGCCATCAGCGGCGACGATGAGCGCAGCCGGCGCCGCGCCACGGCGTTTTCCGAGGCCGCGGTCCGGCTCGGCATGGCGCGGCCGCAGGAAACCGAAGTGCCGGCCTGCCTGGTGACGGCGCCCACCACGCTTGGCAATGGCCGTAGCGGACTGCGGGAATTATTGCAGCGCGCACCTGATATCGACGCCGTGTTTTGCAGCTCCGACCTGCTGGCCCTGGGCGTGATGATAGAAGCGCAAGCCAGCGGCATCGCCATCCCCGGCCAGCTAGCCGTCATCGGCCTGGGCGACCTCAGTTTTTCGCGCGACCTGCATCCGCCGCTGACCACGGTCCGTATCGACGGCACCGCAATCGGCAGCACCGCGGCGCGTTTCATCATCGACCGCTCCGAAGGCAAAAGCGTGGCCGAACCGATCTGCGATCTCGGCTTCTCCATCATAGAGCGCGCCAGCGTTTAA
- a CDS encoding DeoR/GlpR family DNA-binding transcription regulator, translated as MPEISTLNLNGRQRELLSYVQRDGFVTVEHLATRFKITQQTIRRDINLLAELNLLQRYHGGVGLPSSAENIAYGARQGLYSEEKRRIAALVVEHIPDQATLFINLGTTNEEVAKALSRRRNLRVITNNLNVAAIMSGYPGCEVIITGGVVRARDLGITGEETIDFIRRFKVDFGIIGISSIEADGTLRDFDYREVRVSEAIIEHSRTVFLVADHSKFWRPALVRLGDISKINALFTDKPVPETMAGIFEEAKIDVFVADDGASAD; from the coding sequence ATGCCAGAGATATCAACGCTAAATCTTAACGGTCGCCAGCGGGAGCTGTTGAGTTATGTGCAACGTGACGGCTTCGTGACGGTAGAGCATCTGGCGACGCGTTTCAAGATCACCCAGCAGACGATACGGCGCGACATCAACCTGCTGGCGGAACTGAACCTGCTGCAGCGTTATCACGGTGGCGTCGGCCTGCCTTCCAGCGCCGAGAATATCGCTTACGGCGCCCGGCAAGGCTTGTATTCCGAGGAGAAGCGCCGCATCGCCGCACTGGTGGTGGAGCACATTCCCGACCAGGCCACGCTGTTCATCAACCTCGGTACGACCAACGAGGAAGTCGCCAAGGCCCTGAGCCGGCGCCGCAACCTGCGCGTCATCACCAATAACCTGAACGTGGCTGCCATCATGAGCGGTTATCCGGGCTGCGAGGTGATCATCACCGGCGGCGTGGTGCGCGCCCGCGACCTCGGCATCACCGGCGAAGAAACCATCGATTTCATCCGCCGCTTCAAGGTCGATTTCGGCATCATCGGCATCTCCAGCATCGAAGCCGACGGCACTTTGCGTGATTTCGATTATCGCGAGGTGCGGGTGTCGGAAGCGATCATCGAGCATTCGCGCACCGTATTCCTGGTGGCCGACCACTCGAAGTTCTGGCGGCCGGCGCTGGTGCGGCTTGGCGATATTTCGAAAATCAATGCGCTGTTTACCGACAAGCCGGTGCCGGAAACCATGGCCGGCATTTTCGAAGAAGCGAAAATCGATGTGTTCGTTGCTGACGACGGCGCGTCTGCAGACTAG
- the glpD gene encoding glycerol-3-phosphate dehydrogenase, with the protein MAVASSEIVDLLVVGGGVNGAGIARDAAGRGLSVLLCEQDDLASHTSSASTKLIHGGLRYLEHYEFGLVRKALQERELLLRLAPHIIAPLRFVMPHVSSLRPAWMIRAGLFLYDNLSKRELLPGSRSIDFRKHPAGAPLKKTLSKGFVYSDASVQDARLVVLNVMDAKERGASILTKTRLIEARQGTQYWDATLLSTISGETTKVKARCVVNAAGPWVASLLNSALNTPAQHHIRLVKGSHIVTKRLFDHDHAYIFQNPDKRIVFAIPYESDFTLIGTTDVEYSGNPGKVEISDEETAYLCESVSRYFETAVTPQQVVWSYAGVRPLLEEEVANPSAVTRDYRLELRNEQGLAPVLSVFGGKITTYRRLAEEAMEHLQPLFGYMKSHWTAHEALPGGDIANADFADFQRIFQQRHGWLPASLAARYARTYGTRAARLLDGIHDMAGLGELFGADLHEAEVRYLMDHEWALTADDILWRRSKLGLRFDAAGVERLRAWLEMQQASAPAAMLA; encoded by the coding sequence ATGGCTGTGGCATCAAGTGAAATTGTAGATTTGCTGGTGGTGGGCGGCGGCGTCAACGGCGCCGGGATCGCGCGCGACGCCGCCGGGCGCGGACTGAGCGTGTTGCTTTGCGAACAGGACGACCTTGCCTCGCACACGTCATCGGCCAGCACCAAGCTGATACACGGCGGCTTGCGTTACCTGGAGCACTACGAATTCGGCCTGGTGCGTAAAGCGCTGCAGGAGCGCGAACTGCTGCTGCGCCTGGCGCCGCATATCATTGCGCCGCTGCGTTTCGTGATGCCGCATGTGTCGAGCCTGCGGCCGGCCTGGATGATACGCGCGGGTCTGTTTTTATACGACAACCTGAGCAAACGCGAATTGCTGCCAGGGTCGCGCTCCATCGATTTCCGCAAGCATCCGGCCGGCGCACCGCTGAAAAAGACCTTGAGCAAAGGGTTTGTGTATTCCGACGCTTCGGTGCAAGACGCGCGCCTGGTGGTGCTCAATGTGATGGACGCCAAGGAACGCGGCGCTTCCATCCTCACCAAAACCCGTCTGATCGAAGCCAGGCAAGGCACGCAATACTGGGACGCCACCCTGCTGTCGACTATTAGCGGCGAGACTACCAAGGTCAAGGCGCGCTGCGTGGTCAACGCTGCCGGGCCTTGGGTCGCCAGCCTGTTGAACAGCGCCCTGAATACGCCGGCGCAGCATCACATCCGCCTGGTCAAAGGCAGCCATATAGTCACCAAGCGCCTGTTCGACCACGATCACGCCTATATCTTCCAGAACCCCGACAAACGCATCGTGTTCGCGATTCCGTATGAAAGCGACTTTACCCTGATCGGCACCACCGATGTCGAATACAGCGGCAATCCGGGCAAGGTCGAGATCTCGGACGAAGAAACCGCCTACCTGTGCGAATCGGTGAGCCGCTATTTCGAAACCGCGGTGACGCCGCAGCAAGTGGTCTGGTCGTATGCCGGCGTGCGGCCGCTGCTGGAAGAAGAAGTCGCCAATCCTTCCGCAGTGACCCGCGACTACCGCCTGGAATTGCGCAACGAGCAGGGACTGGCGCCGGTGCTGTCGGTATTCGGCGGCAAGATCACCACTTACCGCCGGCTGGCGGAAGAAGCCATGGAACATTTGCAGCCGCTGTTCGGTTACATGAAATCGCACTGGACCGCGCACGAAGCGCTGCCGGGTGGCGATATCGCCAATGCCGATTTCGCCGATTTCCAGCGCATTTTCCAGCAGCGCCATGGCTGGCTGCCGGCCAGCCTGGCGGCGCGTTATGCGCGCACTTACGGCACGCGCGCGGCGCGCCTGCTGGACGGCATTCACGACATGGCCGGCCTGGGCGAACTGTTCGGCGCTGACTTGCATGAAGCGGAAGTGCGCTATCTGATGGACCACGAATGGGCGCTGACTGCCGACGATATCCTGTGGCGCCGTTCCAAGCTGGGATTGCGTTTCGACGCCGCCGGCGTCGAGCGTTTGCGGGCCTGGCTGGAGATGCAGCAAGCATCTGCGCCGGCGGCCATGCTGGCCTGA